In Vidua chalybeata isolate OUT-0048 chromosome 4, bVidCha1 merged haplotype, whole genome shotgun sequence, the genomic window AACCCAACACAAGAAAGGTCAGCTATTGCTTTTTATCCGTGCAAACAGCTTCAGTTACAAGAATATCCTGGAAAGTACACGAGGACATGACTCAAGGCCCACAGTGTAGTTTCTATTCTATACATGGATGTGAAaatgctccctcccagcagccaACCTGAAAAAAACACGGAGGCTGTTTGAGAAGGCGGAGTTGTCAACTTCGCTACCTTCCCtctctattttaaaaaacctctCTTACAATTAAAACTAGACCCTTTTCTTATAGAATAAATTACTGCTTAGAAATCAAAGAAATCACACAGAAGCCACGCCAAGGCAGACACAAGCCCCACAGCAACTCCACAACACGGGATGGACACGCAGGAGCCGGAGGATGAACAACGGGGCCTAAAGCAGGGTTGAGAGCAGCTCGCTGCAAGCCTGACCCGAGCACTCGAAGGGGGCAGGAGCGACCCCCGATCCCAAATCTCTGCCATCCCCCCCTCCAAGCCTGCCCGGGCGGGACCCGCGGGAAGGGGCGGCGGGAGGCAGGACGCGGCCACCGCGACCCCAGCTTCCCCCCGGGCTCGGGCAATGCCGTGAGGGGGAGCCGCTCTGGCaccgcccccgccgctcccccagCCCGCTCCGGCCCGGCTCGCGAAGGTCACCCGCTGCTCACCCGAAGCGCCGCCGGTGCAGAGGCACCACATGGGAGGGCGGGAGCGGGAAGcgggggaagaagaagaggaggaggaggaggaggaggaggaggaggaggaggggaggagggcGAAGGGCGGGACGGGACGGACGGGACGCGGCTCACGCGCGCGGGCTTGGCGAGCGCGCATGCGCGCGCGGGCACACGGGCGCGGGGgagcgcgcgcgcgcgcgcgcgtTGGAGGCGGCCGGatccgccccgccccgccccgccgcgcgcGTGacccgccccgctccgccccgccccTCCGCGGCGCGCGCGCCGCTCGGTCCCGGCCGGTAGCGCCCCCCAGCGGCGGGCGGGCGGTAGCGCGTGCCGTcgggcgccccctggcggcgtGCGTGAGGCGGGCGCGGGCGGGGCCCGGCGCTGCGGGGCCATGGCGGCCGCGGGCTCCGCTCCGGAGGCGCGTCCCGAAGGGCGGGAGCCCCTGCTGGGGTCCGCAGGGGCCCCGGCGGAtgaggacgaggaggaggagagcaggtAGGGGCTGGTTCCGCGGTGAGGCGGCGCCAGGAGGtggggcgccgccgccgcgggtGAGCCCAGGAGCCGCCCGTGGGTGCCGGGTCCTTCCCCGCCCCTCACGGGGAGCCCGAGcccggcggcgctgcccggccggGGGTCCCGCCCGAGCCGCTGTCCGCAGCGCTCCGGAGCCCGTGTGTCGGACCGTCCCGGGCCCGGCTGCGGGAGCGGGCCGGGGGCCGCTTCcctctgcaggaaaacacaaagCCACTCGCTTGGGAAGTTCCTAAAAAACGCCAAATAGGATTAATGTGGGGCAGAAGTCTGGGTGTTTAACAGCAGCTTTCATGTGTGGGCAGCTGTTCGTAGCTtgaggcttttttcccccttctgaCAGCAAAACGAATGTTTTGAACTTAAAATCGCAGATATGCCTAAGTCTAGGTACGACTTGCATAAACAGCGTTTGTAAACTGTGTTTGGGCATCTGAGTCTGCATCATCTGAATAGATATTACTTTGTAACTTAGTTGGTaacttctattttaatttttttttcagcccttGCAAACTACAGCAGTATCTTTTACACACAACTTTTACGTTGTATGTTGTTCCTTTTCTCATCATAAAAACAGACTGGCTGTAGCTTTTAGTCAAATCAAGAGTTGTTCACGCTTGAGGTTCTTTTAAGGTTACAGCTGTGAGGGGTTTAAAGCTTTTGTATGATCTGTGATGCTCCAAAGTGTCTATACAAAGAGTTTGCAGAATTTAAGACCTCCCTAGATCAAGATCTCTCTGTGTGACATTTGGTGTGTGATagcatttctgttattttgtttgatttgtcaATCTAgtatttttccagtgaaaaataaaCTCTTTATGGTCTTTGCTGAGCGGAAATCCACTCCTGCTTAGCAAGTTACACAACTGTATTGAGAGGTTGgtgcaaaaatgttttcagtgtcATGTGGGAGCAACTAGAAGAGGATCtgataataatttctttctccctcttgctttttgttttaaaaccagGGATGTTGTGGAATCACAGGAGCATTATAAGAGCAGGTGGCGATCCATCTGGATCATGTACCTGACAATGTTTCTCAGTAGTGTAGGTGAGTAAATGCATGTGGAATTCAATGTTTAATTAATATACTTTGGTTTGAAAATGACAGGGCTTTCTGAATTCCAACTACAGAGCTTCTTTAATGCTACTGTTCTAACCTCAAAAAAGGTGCATTGTTTGATTCCTCAAAAGAGAATGTATGAATCTAGCAAATCAAGCAGAAAGTTACATCTGGTGAGATAAGTAATAAAACTGGTTTTACACAAAGTGATGGATTATATAAGTCTGTGGGTTATGACTCCCTAATACTTTGGTAGTGGCAAAAGGTAGTGGCAAGGAAAGGGTATAGAACAAAACAAAGGTTGCACTTTTATCATCCGGAGTGAAACTTCTAGGGAATGAAAACAGTAATAACATGGAGTTCTTAAGAGGTAAGATCTTTATGGGAATGCATGCTGTCTATTTCAAAACATGTACCAAAACTTGTTTTATCCTACTGGACTTTGCATCTCCATTGCAGGACAAATTGAAATTTTATTCCTAAATAATTCCCCAACAGAAACAAGAATGCTGTTGATTTTTGACCTGTGATGATTTTCTGTGGGCCTAGAAATTATCTTGAATTTGATAGGATACTTCagtaactctttttttttttctttgattaatTAAAATCTCTTTGACTAATCAATACAGATATGTCAGTAtatcaagaaattatttttactttggggaccttgttttctttctattgGGAGGATAACATaggagtttttttgtttagtgTGTATGCACCTACAAAATGGTCTTTTGAAAATAGTTCCTCCTGATAGGAGGAATTACCACTCcttaaaaaaagcaggaaatgcaCAGGTttatactataatacatttAGAAGCAAAAGAATGAACTTGTAATAActgtttcaggaaagaaaattactgacaaaaatggcaaataaaataacttcattttttactGTGTTACAGGATTCTCAATTGTAATTATGTCTGTGTGGCCATATCTCCAAAAGGTTTGTAAATATGgggtgttttttaaattattaagaaCAGAAAACTCCTGCTCAGAAATTAGGTAATAAAAAACCTGGcattttatttaggaaaagaaaaagtagaggGAGGTGTGTGGCTTTAAGAGACTTTTATTCTGCCATCCACTTAGAcagcttttattatttcttgcaAAAGCTGTCAGGTTTTTTCCTGAATTGATAAAGGTACATCATAATCCtgaaatgtttggttttctgaTATCATGATTTCGTGGGCAGCAAATCAATAGAAGTCTTGTTATTAAAACATAGTCGACAAGACTTGTCTGCGttttgaacaaaacaaaaaaaaaaaaaaaaaaaaaaagaggaaactgAAGGTAAAGGTAGAAGTTGCTTTGTAAATGTCACATTGTTGCACATAGATCTTGGTATTTCTAACAGGGGACAGCCATTGTTACTGCATAGTGATTTTAGTTTAATTGGGGGTTTTTCACCTCTTAGATCTTATTAGTGCCCCTGGAACCATAGAAGGCAGTTTCAAATGCAAATTTGGAAGAGTATAACCTGGGCAGGGACCTAGAGGTGTCATTGAAAGTGAGGCTGATGCTGAACTCTTGCAGAAGACAAGAAAATGCACTGCCAGCCTTGTAAATCAGGACAGATTCAGGCATGTGCAGAGGCAGTGGAAGTGACTCCTTGCTCCTGGCAAGGAAGATGCCTGCTATGCTGCTGAGTTCTGTCTCTAGCCCAGAACATCAGCAGTGCTGTACAAAAACTCCTGGAGTTTGTTGCAAGTGAGCTTCCAGGCTTGGAAGCAAAGCAGATTTTATTGGTTTGGTGCATTGCTGGAGAGAGTGAGCCAGGGTTTATTACCCATGTCAGAGAAAGCATGACAGTACAGGTCCTTGGTGTCCCAGGTACTAATTCTAAAAGGGTGTTGTTGATAATATAAAACACTCCAGTGCTTTACCCACAGATCTGACTCATGTGTTCCTGCAGATTGATCTGACAGCAGATGCGAGTTTCTTGGGCTGGATTATAGCTTCATATAGCATTGGCCAAATGGTTGCCTCTCCCCTCTTTGGCCTGTGGTCCAACTACAGGCCCAGGAGAGAACCTCTGGTCATTTCCACTGCTATTTCAGTAGCTGCTAATTGTCTCTATGCCTACGTCCACGTGCCCCATTCCCACAACAAGTACTACATGCTGACTGCCCGTGCTCTCgtggggtttggagcaggtAAACACAGCAGGActtatatttctgaaaattattacaTTCTGTGTCTCATGTAAGATTGTTAATGTTAAGTTTTAATACCAGATTTACCATTATGTGAATGAGAACTTAATACTTAACAAAGCAAAGGGTTGGCCCACAGTGGTTTGTAACAAAATTGTGCAATTGTGTAAAAATACTGGAGGGAGTTCTGGCTTTGTTATCttgcaaaataagaaataaaccCCTAAAATAAATGTCACTCAACAGTTTAACAATATGAACTTGATATTTACATGAACATTTGcttggttttgggatttttaaaggaaatgtggCTGTAGTTCGATCGTATATTGCGGGTGCCACTTCTCTGACGGAAAGAACGAGTGCCATGGCCAATACCAGTGCCTGCCAAGCAGTTGGCTTCATATTAGGACCAGGTGAAGCAAATCTTCTTTCCTCACTTCTCTTCTTAGGTTGAAATTGGGCATTGGAAATAGGAATTCTCAGCAGCTGTATGCGGGGGATTTTAAGGCATAGTTTGTCAGTGATATCACAAGTGAATAAATGGGATCCACTAATCTGTACTTCTGTAAGTCAATATAAATGAAACATTCTTGTCCAATTGCTCTGCaccaatttaaaatttaatttaaacctCCCCCTACTGCATCTTTCCTCTCCAGTTTGCCCTTAGCACAAGGGATAATCCAGTCCCAGCACCAAGATTTTCCACTAGGagcaagagggaaaaagagtAAATTGTCTGTCTGCTAAGAAAATTAACCATTGGTACACTCAGAATTCAATTCTATAAGTGTCATGATGCTGTTTATACTGTTTATTTTATGTAATCATGTACTTTCCTGCCTAGCTGAGATCCTACTGGTATCCATTTTGTTTACCTAGAATAGGATTCTCAAAATATAAAAGGTTGGACAGGTGTAATACTTAAATTTTCCTTGGCAGTTAGAACAACTATTCATATGTGTTCTAATGTTTTCTTAATGATTCTCAAGATTTTCACAGTACAATGatgtttttaagtttttcagACATGTTTTACACTTATTGGAGAAGAAGGTGTTACGTGGAAATTCCTTTGTCTTCAGCTGAACATGTACACAGCACCAGTTTTATTTGGAGCTCTCTTAGGAGTTATTAATATTATTCTCATCTTTGCCATATTCAGGTAATCGAGTTAAAAAAACCTTATAAATACCTTACCTTGTTTTTGTGGGTGACTTGTAGCAAATAATACACTGCTCAGTAGGAGGAGTAATAAACCTGCTAAAACTATAAGTTGTTACTAATTTTTGAGTGTTTCTACCTTCTTTAATACAGGTATTTTTCTGATACTCATAAATGAATCTTGGTGATGTTATGCTTAGAATgtaaactgattttaaaagttaaagaTATTAGACTATTAGGCTTGATATAATTTTAGTGTTGGTAGTTGCTGcccatgttttttctttaaggagAAATAAGGTTGACTTGTCTGTAGGGATCTTATTGTCTGTGTCTTTCCTTTAAGATTCTCAGGGGGCATTTTTATTCATTATCCCACTGATGCAGATGCATATGGATATATGATATTCTCCCactagaatattttctttcttgaaaggAAATTAGTTCACTGCAGTCAGGTGTCAGCTTTGTAGATGATATTTAATGGAGCTGCATATAATTATCCTATAGATGATACcatttacaattattttaatagaaactTGACTCAATAGTAGATCAAGTAAATATGTGTATTAATGCAAATAGTTCTAAATTTCTAGGGAGCATCGAGTGGATGACACGGGACGGCAGTACAAAAGTATCAATTCTGATGGAGAAGGTACTAGTATTTCCTTGAAAACTTACTGTGTGATTATAATTTTGAAGTACTCTCTTATTACATAGAAGCATTTGGAAGTATTCTAAAATTTGATGCACTGAGTAGTTGATGTGGAAAATAGGCTACATCTCTCCCTAGCTGGTCCAGAAATTGCTTCATTTGTCATGTTGTGCCCATAGTGCTGTCTGGtagcaaagaaggaaaaaacaattgTATGGATCCTTCAATATTTTTACCCTGAGAATTCTGCTGTGTAATTTTGACCTTTGAAGAGAATGTTTTGGTTTCCATTGTTCAGATGTTTCAAGAAGTTTGCTTATTTTGCTGTCACTCAGGACTCATTGGGAAAACAGACCATGTAACCagtttggaaataattttctctaatTGACAGCAGAATTGAAATTTCAACAACTCCATTTTGATGTAAAAACTTTATAATTTGAGTGTCAAAGTATAACTGCCAAGCTGCCCACCACCTTGCATGCTAAATATTTGGAAGACTAAAGCAATCATTGCTGTTTGTAATTCGTGATAGTATAAGAAAAAGCTCAGTGTGCAGTTCAGGTAATTCTTTTGTGTTGCTGCAGGAAGTGATGTTCTGGATCAGAACACAGAAGGAAGCATTGACCACATTGCTGTGGTAGCACTCAACGTTCTCTTCTTTGTCATcctgtttgtgtttgctgtCTTTGAAACGTAAGTTTGTctattttctctcaaaatatTCAGACATGTAGAGTAATTAGAGTGGGGGTGCATGTAAAGGCTTTTCTGTTCCACTCGTCTTCCTAACTTCCTAGGTAGAAGTCCAAAACCATAGGCAATCAAGCTGATGTGTACTGATAATGTATCAAAGATCAGTAATAACTAAGGTAATGAATTAAAGGTCAGCAATAACTAAAGATATGTACAGTTTGTGGTATAGAAAACATTAATGTAGAAGCTTTTGAATGGAGGCAAATCCATATCCTCAACTTTTTAAGtattcaaaaaaaaagcttaactTGGGCTGGTTTTCACTCCATCTTCTTTTCTGTCAGAACTATCAGAAATAGATTCATGATGCTTCAGAGTATGGCTGGTGTAGTGCATTGATGTTTGGGATGATGTATGTATGGACACTAATGTATGGAAGAAGCTTTTTATGATTAGTGTATTTTTGTTCTGTCATTTCAGTATAGCTACTCCACTGACAATGGATATGTATTCCTGGACCAGGAAAGAGGCTGTTTTTTATAATGGAATAATCCTTAGCATGATTGGCATTGAATCAGTTATTGTTTTCATGGTGGTTAAAACACTATCAAAAAAGTaagtttttgggattttgttttttatgttgGCTAAATTTGAAAAGCTTTATGGGAAGGCCAAATCTCTTACTCAAGTCTTTTTCTTGGTAATGAGTCTGGGTTTACTATGACAATTAAATACTTCCAGTTTTGGCACAGACTTGATGTTGTGGTGGTTGTTTATTCTGTTAAAATGACCCCCTCTTATTTGACTGTCTTTTACTCTTGAATCACAAGAAAAGCTGGTTTTAAGTTATTGTGATTTTGTAACTTTTCttgctggtgttttttttggtcagaTATGATTTCCACAAACTAATGGGCTATATCATTAGCAGCCACCTaaattttacattaattaaGTGATACATTTAACTGCAATTTCATTGTTCGGTAGGACTGGTGAGCGTGCCATACTCCATGCAGGCTTAGTGATTGTCTTGGTTGGATTCTTTATCTTACTGCCTTGGGGGAAGAAACTACCAAATATCCAGTGGCAAGGTATAGTTCAAGTCTTTACTAGACCACCTTTGTAGTGTTCTTTTGAAAGCCTTTCATTGCACTTTTGTTCTAAATGATATGAATAacttatttttacagaaataaagaacaacTCCATTCCCAGAACAGCCCCCAGTGAAATGTTAGCACCTTTCTGGAGtttgccagagctgcagctgccatcCAACCACACAGCAGAACCCGTGGGCTGCCCTGTCACACAGTCCTGGTGCCTGAATACTCCCATGATCTACCTGGCCCAGTACATCAGCTCTGATGTGCTCATAGGCTTGGGCTATCCTGTTTGTAATGTCATGTCCTACACTTTATACTCAAAAGTCCTAGGACCAAAGCCTCAGGTAAGCACCATCCCTAATTGGTTTATTTCATTTGCTCTGCAAGACTCACACTCTCTATATTAGAATGAGGGGTCTagttaaaattccttttgtcaTCAGCCAAATAAGTGTGTTTT contains:
- the MFSD8 gene encoding major facilitator superfamily domain-containing protein 8 is translated as MAAAGSAPEARPEGREPLLGSAGAPADEDEEEESRDVVESQEHYKSRWRSIWIMYLTMFLSSVGFSIVIMSVWPYLQKIDLTADASFLGWIIASYSIGQMVASPLFGLWSNYRPRREPLVISTAISVAANCLYAYVHVPHSHNKYYMLTARALVGFGAGNVAVVRSYIAGATSLTERTSAMANTSACQAVGFILGPVFQTCFTLIGEEGVTWKFLCLQLNMYTAPVLFGALLGVINIILIFAIFREHRVDDTGRQYKSINSDGEGSDVLDQNTEGSIDHIAVVALNVLFFVILFVFAVFETIATPLTMDMYSWTRKEAVFYNGIILSMIGIESVIVFMVVKTLSKKTGERAILHAGLVIVLVGFFILLPWGKKLPNIQWQEIKNNSIPRTAPSEMLAPFWSLPELQLPSNHTAEPVGCPVTQSWCLNTPMIYLAQYISSDVLIGLGYPVCNVMSYTLYSKVLGPKPQGVYMGWLTASGSGARILGPVFVSQIYTHLGPRWAFSLICGVVVVSLLLLEIVYKRLIAFSVRYGRMQEENC